The following coding sequences are from one Trypanosoma brucei gambiense DAL972 chromosome 2, complete sequence window:
- a CDS encoding protein kinase, putative: MSPSKGEHLKLSAGDLIDNRFEVLEEVGCGNFSKVYYCFGTPKAGGVRRQPVAVKVVKKEYKNDAYFEQEMLQILSQKKNGRASVCQMLEFFEWKGYPVFVMKIYGPSLRERRLGYANGVVTREKVVQVAHSLLETCRFIHIDCRMVHTDLKPENILLENITTSKSSIGDNWVVCDFGSSSLWRMDHLDSDLITTRPYRAPEVVLGNPWYHPADMWSVGCIIFELAIGRRLFDVRDDLTHLQLMERCLGPLPDLFRRRSKNSRSFFDQNGNFLRDCDDVILGRMRSRTLAELLPGDTELCDLIASMLVYDPESRATAEEALKHRIFKQPFILSNSTASNKRSNTPARGGNPIKKLATPRATSSIRVKATVGSGNAKEAQNGQPAVRIPVCDKVTPTSSHNKSIDGDGATDTKWSRPIENVNRKFCEPAHAQGLPALEQPTSTRHPSSSTVCGKSVTDSKHISQQPMEVETAYDLKPFETSVAVLQSSKSNTSSVVISSVPSFAKEGERKKGRNGPVATLRNGTDCDRSLPQNTLVELLPTTPSVDAGSQPGMTSSPGRQADVSCGSNPSPVIAHPTKTIPTKEKGCVRESHKELSISRDLECVPPSKHTTYGKETVGALDEYQLGTGAGTDVNAEASPTSTEGALTTFEKTPTDAAEAYERLASSTPSTMKGKESSKRKQREPVSMRSPSKPDHVSATVFDTGRMVTEAPFPPHCSTVVEPRGDSSTNKGVPAPFSLSGEAYFVAFPHVGGPVVHTSHETILPNIAKDQRHHLAPFTPRQQQQRPYEPKTLRSPPPASVGQPTLQRINTVYATTSGNKMFPSEMYGRGDAGRPSNRQSSTPTTTQGRSSTVSASEVGRNSRQNSTSLSESCKNLYQLSRLQAVPAFKAKDHPSPPQQVAYVTGKRRIVNSNSQVSVSVSAQGSTGSSAKAPRKSVGAKEMLGDTHGNRQSITGSRDVRRRVVSSYSTVNEGNIRRKGTSAQQDNMDERVNLITGNIADFIGISSARGKTKPSMEGGSNYHPAHIPYPPSSEAHGKRK, encoded by the coding sequence ATGTCACCCTCGAAGGGTGAACATCTGAAGCTAAGCGCTGGCGATTTGATTGACAACCGCTTTGAGGTTTTGGAGGAGGTTGGATGTGGAAACTTCTCCAAGGTGTATTACTGCTTCGGTACGCCAAAGGCTGGTGGAGTCAGACGACAGCCGGTTGCGGTGAAAGTTGTTAAGAAGGAATACAAGAACGATGCGTATTTTGAACAGGAAATGTTGCAGATACTATCTCAGAAAAAGAATGGTAGAGCTTCGGTATGCCAGATGTTAGAGTTTTTTGAGTGGAAGGGCTACCCAGTGTTTGTGATGAAGATATATGGCCCCTCGCTGCGAGAGCGACGCCTCGGCTACGCTAACGGTGTTGTAACACGGGAAAAGGTAGTGCAGGTTGCACACTCTCTTCTGGAGACATGTCGGTTTATACATATTGACTGCCGAATGGTGCATACTGATTTGAAACCGGAAAATATCCTTCTCGAGAACATAACAACCTCAAAGAGTAGCATTGGTGATAACTGGGTGGTGTGTGATTTTGGAAGCTCATCCCTCTGGCGAATGGATCATCTCGATTCGGACCTCATCACAACCCGCCCATATCGTGCTCCAGAGGTTGTGCTTGGGAACCCGTGGTATCATCCTGCAGATATGTGGAGCGTTGGGTGTATCATCTTTGAATTGGCAATAGGTCGACGTCTGTTCGATGTTCGTGATGATCTTACACATCTGCAGCTCATGGAAAGGTGCCTTGGTCCCCTTCCTGACTTGTTCAGGCGTAGGTCCAAGAATTCACGATCTTTCTTTGATCAAAACGGAAATTTCCTTCGTGATTGCGACGACGTGATTTTGGGGAGGATGCGCAGCAGAACCTTGGCTGAGTTACTTCCCGGTGATACTGAGTTGTGCGACCTCATTGCATCGATGCTCGTGTATGATCCAGAGAGTCGTGCTACCGCAGAAGAGGCGCTGAAGCACCGTATATTCAAGCAACCCTTCATCCTGTCAAACTCGACTGCCTCCAACAAGAGATCTAATACCCCGGCAAGGGGCGGCAACCCCATTAAAAAGCTTGCCACGCCGCGTGCGACGTCGAGTATTAGAGTAAAGGCTACAGTTGGGTCCGGAAATGCGAAGGAAGCCCAAAACGGACAGCCGGCGGTACGGATTCCTGTATGTGACAAAGTCACACCAACCTCTAGTCACAACAAGAGTATCGATGGTGACGGCGCAACCGATACCAAATGGAGTCGTCCTATCGAAAACGTTAATAGAAAGTTTTGTGAGCCGGCACACGCACAGGGGCTTCCAGCCTTGGAACAACCTACTTCCACGCGACACCCATCATCGTCCACTGTGTGTGGTAAATCCGTCACGGATTCTAAACACATCTCGCAGCAACCTATGGAAGTAGAAACTGCTTACGATCTCAAACCCTTTGAAACGTCCGTGGCGGTATTGCAATCATCCAAGTCAAACACATCATCGGTAGTCATCTCTTCTGTGCCGTCATTTGCCAAAGAGGGAGAGCGAAAAAAGGGACGAAACGGCCCCGTGGCCACGCTGAGAAACGGCACGGACTGCGACCGGTCATTGCCACAAAATACCCTCGTGGAGCTGCTACCAACAACACCGAGTGTGGATGCCGGGTCACAGCCGGGGATGACTTCATCTCCAGGACGACAAGCGGATGTTTCATGTGGCTCTAACCCTTCCCCCGTTATCGCGCATCCGACAAAGACGATACccacaaaggaaaaagggtgcGTGCGGGAAAGCCATAAGGAGCTGTCGATTTCCCGCGACCTCGAGTGCGTTCCGCCCAGCAAACACACAACATACGGCAAAGAGACCGTTGGGGCTCTCGATGAATACCAACTGGGCACAGGAGCGGGGACGGACGTAAATGCGGAGGCATCACCAACGTCAACTGAAGGAGCTTTAACCACATTTGAAAAAACTCCGACTGATGCTGCCGAGGCATACGAGCGCTTGGCGTCCTCGACCCCATCCACcatgaagggaaaggagagcaGTAAACGGAAGCAAAGGGAACCCGTCAGCATGCGCTCGCCTAGTAAACCCGACCACGTGTCAGCCACTGTTTTTGACACCGGTCGAATGGTGACGGAAGCTCCATTTCCCCCCCATTGTTCAACAGTAGTGGAGCCGCGTGGTGACTCTTCTACCAACAAGGGGGTTCCGGCACCTTTTTCACTCTCTGGGGAGGCGTATTTTGTTGCCTTTCCTCATGTTGGCGGCCCTGTTGTGCACACAAGTCATGAAACCATACTTCCCAACATTGCGAAGGACCAGCGTCACCACCTTGCCCCGTTCACCCcgagacaacaacaacaacgcccATATGAGCCAAAGACGCTTCGTTCACCCCCTCCTGCATCAGTCGGCCAACCAACTCTCCAAAGAATTAACACGGTGTACGCTACCACAAGCGGTAACAAAATGTTCCCCAGTGAAATGTACGGCCGGGGTGATGCGGGGCGGCCTTCCAACCGGCAGAGTAGCACACCGACGACGACTCAAGGAAGAAGTTCTACGGTTTCTGCTTCAGAGGTGGGTCGAAACTCTCGGCAGAACTCCACCAGTCTTTCCGAAAGTTGCAAAAACCTTTACCAGCTATCTCGGTTACAGGCAGTGCCAGCCTTCAAAGCAAAGGACCATCCATCACCACCTCAGCAAGTGGCGTACGTGACGGGGAAGCGCCGGATAGTAAATTCCAATAGTCAAGTGTCAGTGTCAGTGTCGGCTCAAGGAAGCACTGGGAGTTCAGCAAAGGCTCCACGCAAATCAGTGGGAGCAAAAGAAATGCTGGGTGATACACATGGCAATAGGCAGAGCATCACTGGATCCCGTGATGTAAGGCGTAGAGTGGTATCGAGTTATTCAACAGTTAATGAGGGAAACATACGTAGAAAGGGTACAAGCGCGCAGCAGGACAATATGGACGAGAGAGTGAACCTCATCACGGGCAATATCGCTGACTTTATTGGCATTTCATCCGCACGTGGCAAGACAAAACCATCGATGGAAGGGGGATCCAATTATCACCCTGCGCATATTCCATATCCCCCATCTTCTGAAGCgcatggaaaaagaaagtaa
- a CDS encoding glycosomal phosphoenolpyruvate carboxykinase — MAPIIHKNLTAPELVEWALKLEKDSQLTARGALSVRSYAKTGRSPRDKRIVNTTDVTDNVDWGSVNMKLTEESFEKLKTIAKDYFATCKHLFVMDCFAGHDDRYRLKVRVYTTRPYHALFMRNMLIVPTLEELQSFGEPDYVIYNAGEAKADPTVPGVTSTTSVALNFKTREQVILGTEYAGEMKKGILTVMFELMPRMGHLCMHASANVGKSGDVTVFFGLSGTGKTTLSADPRRNLIGDDEHVWTDRGVFNIEGGCYAKAIGLNPETEKDIYEAVRFGAVAENCTLDRRTHEIDFNDESICKNTRVAYPLMHIDGALSKAVAGHPKNIIFLTNDAFGVMPPVARLTSAQAMFWFVMGYTANVPGVEAGSARVARPIFSSCFGGPFLVRHATHYGQQLAEKMEKHNSRVWLLNTGYAGGRADRGAKRMPLRVTRAIIDAIHDGTLDQADYEVYPGWGLHIPKRVANVPASLLNPRKAWTDLKQFNETTKELVTMFQKSFQDRFASRASEEMKGAVPRYVEASRL, encoded by the coding sequence ATGGCTCCTATAATTCACAAGAATCTCACCGCCCCCGAGTTGGTGGAGTGGGCTCTTAAGCTTGAAAAGGACTCCCAACTGACGGCTCGTGGCGCCCTGAGCGTACGCTCATACGCAAAGACTGGCCGCTCTCCTCGCGACAAGCGTATTGTGAACACCACTGACGTTACTGACAATGTGGACTGGGGCAGCGTAAACATGAAGCTGACCGAAGAATCATttgagaaactgaagacaaTCGCAAAGGATTACTTCGCCACCTGCAAACACCTGTTCGTCATGGACTGCTTTGCCGGCCACGATGACCGGTACCGCCTGAAGGTGCGCGTGTACACGACCCGCCCTTACCACGCACTTTTCATGCGCAACATGCTAATTGTGCCTACGTTAGAGGAGCTGCAGAGTTTTGGTGAACCGGACTATGTCATCTACAACGCCGGAGAGGCAAAGGCTGATCCGACGGTCCCCGGTGTTACCTCAACAACGTCAGTGGCCCTGAACTTTAAGACCCGCGAACAGGTCATTCTTGGGACAGAGTACGCTGGTGAAATGAAGAAGGGTATTCTGACTGTGATGTTTGAATTGATGCCACGCATGGGACACTTATGCATGCATGCAAGCGCTAACGTGGGTAAGAGCGGTGACGTGACGGTCTTCTTTGGACTCAGCGGAACCGGCAAAACGACTCTCTCTGCGGACCCGCGCCGCAACCTCATTGGCGATGACGAGCATGTGTGGACGGACCGTGGTGTGTTTAACATTGAAGGCGGGTGCTATGCTAAGGCGATTGGTTTGAACCCCGAAACCGAGAAGGATATTTATGAGGCTGTGCGCTTTGGCGCTGTTGCCGAGAATTGCACTCTTGACAGGAGAACCCATGAAATTGACTTTAATGATGAATCTATCTGCAAAAACACCCGCGTTGCCTACCCTCTCATGCACATCGACGGTGCGCTTTCGAAGGCTGTTGCGGGCCACCCGAAGAACATCATTTTCTTGACGAACGATGCCTTTGGCGTGATGCCTCCCGTGGCACGCCTAACGAGTGCTCAAGCTATGTTCTGGTTCGTGATGGGCTACACGGCTAACGTCCCTGGTGTGGAAGCAGGAAGCGCTCGCGTCGCTCGCCCCATTTTTTCCTCGTGCTTCGGTGGGCCATTCCTTGTTCGTCATGCCACTCATTATGGCCAGCAACTGGCTGAGAAGATGGAAAAGCACAATAGCCGCGTTTGGCTGCTGAACACGGGTTATGCAGGCGGCCGTGCTGACCGCGGGGCTAAGCGCATGCCTTTGCGCGTCACCCGTGCCATCATTGATGCTATTCATGACGGTACACTTGACCAGGCGGATTATGAAGTGTATCCCGGATGGGGCCTTCACATTCCTAAGAGGGTTGCGAACGTGCCCGCAAGCCTGTTGAACCCCCGCAAAGCTTGGACGGACCTGAAGCAGTTCAACGAGACGACGAAAGAACTTGTCACCATGTTCCAGAAGAGCTTCCAAGACCGCTTTGCATCGAGGGCGTCCGAGGAAATGAAGGGCGCCGTTCCCCGCTATGTTGAGGCTTCGCGTCTTTAA